The Stomoxys calcitrans chromosome 3, idStoCalc2.1, whole genome shotgun sequence genome includes a region encoding these proteins:
- the LOC106092037 gene encoding NAD-dependent histone deacetylase sirtuin-1, whose product MMDNYEQAILPSERLKNIDDIHQIEFTEKSKFDHVEKFDVKTQNFSFGANILNTTTMSLNSSHNCSSEEMIKTTTVAVNKIQTITMPDSTATTTSTVTEEFQLSTVSMSIADTPPVSVDEKTDCSSSEEQDNSEDNENSQLSQSMAASKDFGDDDEDLGEDDSDDSSSDSDYSDLSGLSDMSGREWKPISQRPLNWVQKQIHSGVNPREILSKFLPTSIQRISPELTDMTLWRILASMMEPPRRKKLSYINTFEDVIELLKKSKNIIVLTGAGVSVSCGIPDFRSSDGIYSRLAKDYPNLPDPQAMFDINFFSRDPRPFYKFAREIYPGQFKPSPCHRFIKMLEQKQKLLRNYTQNIDTLEQVAGIKNVIECHGSFSTASCTKCKYKCDADTIRDDIFAQRIPVCPRCQPNVEQSVDASQPVSELELRMLVENGIMKPDIVFFGEGLPDEFHTVMGSDKDKCDLLIVMGSSLKVRPVALIPSSIPNNVPQILINREQLHHLEFDVELLGDGDVIINQICHRLGEDWKNICFDEEILQESSELIAYADDEQDNEEEEEEGEEEEEKEKGNQAALDNDCLSVKSSQSNDLNLQSATTYSDSGFETSSTSSKKDGEFLPPDYLDEPMESSSFGYRHLSIDSSKDSGILGDGSNSALPPSFNSFSEAGEMKKSLNMPATSTQAISNKATVKKTAEKQNLRRQQRHQTAAERLYSGTYYAHDASASYVFPGACVSWSSDSEDEEDELNPEDNEKHAEDAEDAECETNHVPLSPLMTPSVENEMVKDISNNSQASASTNNFSNVIKTNAAKTAPTTSQASSPSQLQKKRPSVDAVDNVQTHETVGVVIDTTSSPPPHKKRRDSADTSASSNTSSSLCITSFDQSLGSS is encoded by the exons ATGATGGACAACTATGAGCAGGCGATTTTGCCATCCGAAAGATTAAAGAATATAGATGACATACATCAAATTGAGTTCACCGAAAAATCTAAATTCGATCACGTTGAAAAATTTGATgtgaaaacacaaaattttagttttggcGCCAATATTTTGAACACAACAACAATGTCGCTAAATAGCAGTCACAATTGCAGCAGCGAAGAGATGATCAAAACAACAACAGTGGCAGtaaacaaaatacaaacaatAACAATGCCTGATTCCACGGCGACGACTACCTCAACCGTAACAGAAGAGTTCCAGCTATCAACAGTGTCAATGTCAATAGCGGACACCCCTCCAGTGAGTGTGGATGAAAAAACAGATTGCAGCTCATCTGAAGAACAGGATAATTCTGAAGATAATGAAAACTCACAGCTATCACAGTCAATGGCAGCAAGCAAGGACTTTGGCGACGATGACGAAGATTTAGGAGAAGACGACTCTGATGACTCATCATCCGACTCAGATTATTCCGATTTAAGTGGTCTTTCCGACATGTCCGGTAGAGAATGGAAACCAATTAGTCAAAGACCATTGAATTGGGTTCAGAAGCAAATACATTCAGGTGTTAATCCACGAGAAATATTATCAAAGTTCTTACCCACATCGATTCAGCGTATTAGCCCCGAGTTGACTGATATGACATTATGGCGCATATTGGCCAGCATGATGGAACCACCAAGGCGTAAGAAGCTTTCCTATATCAATACTTTTGAAGATGTCATTGAACTATTGAAGAAATCCAAAAACATCATTGTTTTAACCGGGGCTGGAGTGTCTGTGTCATGTGGTATTCCAGACTTTAGATCATCTGATGGAATTTACTCGCGATTGGCGAAAGATTATCCAAATTTACCCGACCCTCAAGCTATGTTTGATATCAACTTTTTCTCCAGAGATCCCCGACCGTTTTACAAATTTGCTCGTGAGATTTATCCGGGGCAATTTAAGCCCTCACCATGCCATCgatttataaaaatgttggaaCAAAAACAGAAACTGCTACGCAATTACACACAGAATATCGACACCCTAGAACAAGTGGCaggtataaaaaatgtcatAGAATGCCACGGCTCTTTCTCAACAGCATCTTGTACAAAATGTAAGTACAAGTGCGATGCAGACACCATCCGCGACGATATATTTGCGCAGCGTATACCAGTTTGCCCCCGTTGTCAGCCTAATGTTGAGCAGAGCGTCGATGCCTCCCAGCCGGTGTCCGAACTAGAACTGCGAATGTTAGTGGAAAATGGGATAATGAAGCCGGATATTGTTTTCTTTGGGGAAG GTCTGCCGGATGAATTCCACACAGTTATGGGCAGCGATAAAGATAAGTGTGATTTACTTATAGTTATGGGCTCTTCGCTTAAAGTTCGGCCGGTGGCATTAATACCCAGCTCCATACCAAATAACGTTCCACAAATTCTTATCAATCGTGAACAATTGCATCACTTGGAGTTCGACGTTGAACTTCTAGGAGATGGAGATGTTATCATAAATCAAATTTGTCATCGTTTAGGTGAAGACTGGAAGAATATTTGTTTCGACGAGGAAATACTTCAAGAATCCAGTGAGCTAATAGCATATGCGGACGACGAACAAGACAACGAAGAGGAAGAGGAGGagggagaagaagaagaagaaaaggaaAAGGGCAATCAGGCAGCCTTGGACAATGATTGTCTTTCAGTAAAGTCAAGTCAGTCCAATGATTTGAATTTGCAATCTGCCACAACATATTCGGATTCCGGCTTTGAAACTTCCTCAACATCATCTAAGAAGGATGGTGAATTTCTTCCACCAGATTATCTAGATGAACCCATGGAATCTTCTAGTTTTGGCTACCGGCATTTGTCCATAGATTCGTCAAAAGATAGCGGTATACTTGGAGATGGTTCTAATTCAGCTTTGCCTCCTTCATTCAATAGTTTCTCTGAAGCAggagaaatgaaaaaaagtCTCAACATGCCCGCCACCTCAACACAAGCAATATCAAACAAGGCAACAGTGAAGAAGACAGCTGAAAAACAAAATCTTCGTAGACAGCAAAGACATCAGACTGCTGCAGAAAGATTATACAGTGGCACTTACTATGCCCACGATGCCTCAGCTTCCTATGTATTCCCCGGTGCTTGCGTTTCATGGAGTTCAGATTCTGAAGACGAAGAGGATGAGCTGAATCCAGAAGATAATGAGAAGCACGCCGAAGATGCCGAGGATGCCGAATGCGAAACAAATCATGTACCATTATCGCCCCTAATGACTCCATCTGTGGAGAACGAAATGGTTAAGGATATTTCAAATAACTCCCAAGCTTCTGCCTCAACAAATAATTTCTCAAATGTCATTAAGACAAATGCTGCTAAGACAGCTCCAACTACAAGCCAAGCTTCATCGCCTTCCCAATTACAAAAGAAGAGGCCATCTGTGGATGCGGTAGACAATGTCCAGACCCATGAGACAGTAGGTGTTGTCATTGACACCACCAGTAGTCCTCCTCCTCACAAGAAGAGGCGAGACTCAGCCGACACATCTGCATCCTCCAATACTTCTTCTTCACTCTGCATAACATCGTTTGATCAAAGTTTAGGTTCTTCGTAA